The following coding sequences lie in one Mesorhizobium sp. NZP2298 genomic window:
- the bhcR gene encoding HTH-type transcriptional regulator BhcR — translation METTEKRQRGRPRAFNGPSEASSVQSLDRALRILAIVAEGSGLSLSEISAQSGLAASTAYRMLTTLENHGMVEFDTSDQLWSIGVETYRMGAAFLRRRKLVDRARIVMQELMERTGETANLGVAEDDCVVFVSQVETHQAIRAFFRPGTRSPFHASGIGKAVLAHLEPERVGTILRKAGLQRFTDKTLSEIPALAHDLAVIKQRGWSVDDEERHPGMRCVAAAIFNEFGEPIGGVSVSGPTVRVTPERLAEIGPMVRSAAAEVTRMIGGAQAG, via the coding sequence ATGGAAACCACTGAGAAACGGCAGCGCGGTCGTCCGCGCGCATTCAACGGGCCATCCGAGGCCAGTTCGGTGCAATCGCTCGACCGGGCCTTGCGCATCCTGGCCATCGTCGCGGAGGGCAGCGGCCTGTCTCTGAGCGAGATTTCGGCGCAAAGCGGCCTTGCCGCCTCCACCGCCTACCGGATGCTGACGACGCTCGAAAACCACGGCATGGTCGAGTTCGACACATCGGACCAGTTGTGGTCGATCGGCGTCGAGACCTACCGCATGGGCGCGGCGTTCCTGCGCCGCCGCAAGCTGGTCGACCGCGCCCGCATCGTCATGCAGGAATTGATGGAAAGAACCGGCGAGACCGCCAATCTCGGCGTCGCCGAGGATGATTGCGTGGTGTTCGTCAGCCAGGTCGAGACGCACCAGGCGATCCGCGCCTTCTTCCGCCCGGGAACGCGTAGCCCCTTCCATGCGTCCGGCATCGGCAAGGCGGTGCTTGCGCATCTCGAACCGGAGCGCGTCGGGACAATCCTGCGCAAGGCCGGCTTGCAGCGCTTCACCGACAAGACGCTGTCCGAGATCCCTGCCCTCGCCCACGACCTGGCTGTCATCAAGCAGCGCGGCTGGTCGGTCGACGACGAGGAGCGGCATCCCGGCATGCGCTGCGTGGCGGCCGCCATCTTCAACGAATTCGGCGAACCGATCGGCGGCGTCTCCGTGTCGGGGCCGACCGTGCGGGTGACGCCGGAGCGGCTGGCCGAGATCGGCCCGATGGTGCGCAGTGCCGCGGCTGAAGTGACCAGGATGATCGGCGGCGCGCAAGCCGGTTGA
- a CDS encoding group II truncated hemoglobin translates to MRKDVPTLYEWAGGSDALNRLTRTFYDKVAKDPVVGPVFKAMSPDHPAHVAAFIGEVFGGPKTYSEKFGGHREMVMHHLGKHLTEEQRRRWINLLADAADEVGLPDDPEFRSAFMGYVEWGSRLAKMNSNLDETCDPGTEPMPAWGWGVPGGPYTPPAGKS, encoded by the coding sequence ATGCGCAAGGATGTTCCGACACTTTACGAATGGGCCGGCGGCAGCGACGCGCTGAACCGGCTGACGCGGACCTTTTATGACAAGGTGGCAAAGGATCCGGTCGTCGGGCCGGTGTTCAAGGCGATGTCGCCGGATCATCCCGCCCATGTCGCGGCCTTCATCGGCGAGGTCTTTGGTGGACCGAAGACCTACAGCGAAAAGTTCGGCGGCCACCGCGAGATGGTCATGCATCATCTAGGCAAGCATTTGACCGAGGAACAGCGCCGCCGCTGGATCAACCTGCTCGCCGACGCCGCAGACGAGGTCGGCTTGCCCGACGATCCCGAATTCCGTTCGGCCTTCATGGGCTATGTCGAATGGGGATCGCGGCTGGCCAAGATGAATTCCAATCTGGACGAGACCTGCGATCCCGGGACCGAGCCGATGCCGGCCTGGGGCTGGGGCGTGCCTGGCGGCCCGTACACGCCACCGGCCGGGAAATCGTAA
- a CDS encoding 2-hydroxy-3-oxopropionate reductase, translating into METIGFIGLGIMGAPMAGHLLDAGYKVIASDHRSKPPADLVAKGLKSVSGHAAVARAADIVITMVPDTPQVADVLFGDNGVASGLSKGKLVIDMSSISPIETKMFARKINELGCDYLDAPVSGGEVGAKAASLTIMVGGEDKPFERAKPVFEKMGKNITLVGPNGVGQTTKVANQIVVALTIEAVAEALVFASKAGADPAKVRQALMGGLAASRILEVHGERMVKRTFAPGFRIELHQKDLNLALEGAKALGVSLPNTSTTQQLFNSCAANGGAREDHSALVRALERMANFEVGGEAAEIKGKAA; encoded by the coding sequence ATGGAAACCATAGGCTTCATCGGCCTCGGCATCATGGGCGCGCCGATGGCGGGGCATCTGCTGGATGCGGGCTACAAGGTCATCGCCAGCGACCATCGCTCAAAGCCGCCGGCGGATCTCGTCGCCAAGGGCCTGAAGTCGGTCTCCGGCCACGCCGCCGTCGCCAGGGCGGCCGACATCGTCATCACCATGGTGCCGGATACGCCGCAGGTCGCCGATGTGCTGTTCGGCGACAACGGTGTCGCTTCCGGCTTGTCCAAGGGCAAGCTGGTCATCGACATGAGCTCGATCTCGCCGATCGAGACCAAGATGTTCGCCCGCAAGATCAACGAGCTCGGCTGCGACTATCTCGACGCGCCGGTCTCCGGCGGCGAGGTCGGAGCCAAGGCGGCGTCGCTCACCATCATGGTCGGTGGCGAGGACAAGCCTTTCGAGCGCGCAAAACCAGTCTTCGAGAAGATGGGCAAGAACATCACTTTGGTGGGCCCGAACGGGGTCGGCCAGACCACTAAGGTCGCCAACCAGATCGTCGTCGCGCTGACCATTGAAGCCGTCGCGGAAGCGCTTGTTTTTGCTTCGAAAGCCGGCGCCGACCCGGCCAAGGTCAGGCAGGCGCTGATGGGCGGGCTGGCGGCCTCGCGCATTCTCGAAGTGCATGGCGAGCGCATGGTCAAGCGCACCTTCGCGCCGGGCTTCCGCATCGAACTGCACCAGAAGGATCTCAACCTCGCGCTGGAAGGCGCCAAGGCGCTCGGTGTGTCGCTGCCCAACACCTCGACCACGCAGCAGCTATTCAATTCCTGCGCCGCCAATGGCGGCGCGAGGGAAGATCACTCGGCCCTCGTCAGGGCGCTGGAGCGGATGGCGAATTTCGAGGTCGGCGGCGAGGCAGCCGAAATCAAGGGCAAAGCGGCATAG
- the gcl gene encoding glyoxylate carboligase — protein sequence MARMRAVDAAVLVLEKEGMSCAFGVPGAAINPLYSALKARGTIRHVLARHVEGASHMAEGYTRAKAGNIGLCIGTSGPAGTDMITGLYSAAADSIPILCITGQAPRARLNKEDFQAVDIAAIAAPVAKWAVTVMEPYLVPMALQKAFHLMRSSRPGPVLIDLPVDVQLAEIEFDIDAYEPLAPFKPAMTRAQAEKALTMLNAADKPLIVAGGGIINADASDLLIEFAEITGVPVIPTLMGWGAIPDDHRLMAGMCGLQTSHRYGNATMLEADFVFGIGNRWANRHTGSVDVYTKGKKFIHVDIEPTQIGRVFAPDLGVVSDAGAALKMLLDVATEWRTAGKLRDWSGWAKECQGRKKTMKRKTHFDQVPLKPQRVYEEMNKAFGRDVTYVTTIGLSQIAGAQFLHVYKPRNWINCGQAGPLGWTLPAALGVRAADPDRTIVALSGDYDFQFMIEELAVGAQHKLPYIHVVVNNAYLGLIRQAQRGFSMDYEVSLAFENINRSGDPEAGYGVDHVAVAEAMGCKAVRVRKPEEFAGAFKQAQRLMKEHQVPVVLEFILERVTNISMGTEIDKITEFEELAEHQEDAPTAIVMLD from the coding sequence ATGGCCAGGATGCGCGCTGTCGATGCCGCCGTTCTCGTTCTCGAAAAGGAAGGTATGTCCTGTGCCTTCGGCGTGCCGGGCGCGGCGATCAATCCGCTCTATTCGGCGCTGAAGGCACGGGGCACCATCCGCCACGTGCTGGCCCGCCACGTCGAGGGCGCATCGCACATGGCCGAAGGCTATACCCGCGCCAAGGCGGGCAATATCGGACTCTGCATCGGCACTTCCGGGCCGGCCGGCACCGACATGATCACCGGGCTCTACTCGGCGGCGGCCGATTCCATTCCGATCCTGTGCATCACAGGCCAGGCGCCGCGTGCACGGCTGAACAAGGAGGATTTCCAGGCGGTCGACATCGCGGCCATCGCGGCACCCGTCGCCAAATGGGCGGTCACCGTCATGGAGCCTTATCTCGTCCCCATGGCGCTGCAGAAGGCATTTCACCTCATGCGCTCGTCGCGGCCGGGACCGGTGCTGATCGACCTGCCGGTGGATGTCCAACTGGCCGAGATCGAGTTCGATATCGATGCCTATGAACCGTTGGCGCCGTTCAAGCCAGCGATGACGCGGGCCCAGGCGGAAAAAGCGCTGACGATGCTCAACGCGGCCGACAAGCCGCTGATCGTCGCCGGCGGCGGCATCATCAATGCCGATGCATCTGACCTGTTGATCGAGTTCGCCGAAATCACCGGCGTTCCGGTCATCCCGACGCTGATGGGCTGGGGCGCGATTCCGGACGATCACCGGCTGATGGCCGGCATGTGCGGGCTGCAGACGTCGCATCGCTATGGCAATGCGACGATGCTGGAGGCCGACTTTGTCTTCGGCATCGGCAACCGCTGGGCCAACCGCCACACCGGCTCGGTCGACGTCTACACCAAGGGCAAGAAGTTCATCCATGTCGACATCGAGCCAACGCAGATCGGCCGCGTCTTCGCGCCAGACCTCGGCGTCGTCTCGGATGCGGGTGCCGCGCTGAAAATGTTGCTCGACGTCGCCACCGAGTGGAGGACGGCCGGAAAGCTGCGCGACTGGTCCGGCTGGGCAAAGGAGTGCCAGGGTCGCAAGAAGACGATGAAGCGCAAGACGCATTTCGATCAGGTGCCGCTGAAGCCGCAGCGTGTCTATGAAGAGATGAACAAGGCGTTCGGCCGTGACGTTACCTATGTCACCACGATCGGCCTGTCGCAGATCGCCGGCGCGCAGTTCCTGCATGTCTACAAGCCGCGCAACTGGATCAATTGCGGCCAGGCTGGCCCTCTCGGCTGGACGCTGCCCGCTGCCCTTGGCGTTCGCGCCGCCGATCCGGACCGTACCATCGTGGCGCTGTCGGGCGACTATGATTTCCAGTTCATGATCGAGGAACTGGCGGTCGGCGCGCAGCACAAGCTGCCCTACATCCATGTCGTCGTGAATAACGCCTATCTCGGCCTGATCCGCCAGGCGCAGCGCGGCTTCTCGATGGATTATGAGGTGAGCCTGGCCTTCGAGAACATCAACCGGTCAGGCGATCCCGAGGCGGGCTATGGCGTCGACCATGTCGCCGTGGCCGAGGCGATGGGCTGCAAGGCGGTCCGGGTCCGCAAGCCCGAAGAGTTTGCCGGCGCCTTCAAGCAGGCGCAGCGGCTGATGAAGGAGCATCAGGTTCCCGTCGTGCTCGAATTCATCCTCGAGCGCGTCACCAACATCTCGATGGGCACCGAGATCGACAAGATCACCGAATTCGAGGAACTTGCCGAACATCAGGAAGACGCCCCAACCGCGATCGTGATGCTGGACTGA
- a CDS encoding COG3904 family protein, which translates to MVPGRGFDGKAWRALVRLVLLMAGVFPVVVAQAQEQSLDIPPMRFAVVRSNAPGCEPNCPEWISAEGTIDAGTPSLLKRTLKALKGRQLPVVVNSPGGNVDAAVRLGQMIRKNKLDIAVGTTVFSGCEPQMKNCRDNQGKGADYFGMAYDDGAMCNSACPLMFSGGVRRVVGEFAYLGVHQVTTTYRREKLLYRTTYRIVNGKKKIISTKVVSRKNAGSYKTYEMSKAVEKRLSAYLQGMGIGEGVFTTMKNTPASEIHQLVLENMLRMNLVTSLDAVELFTGETICKANPMPANCREIPADKEATPANLPTAQAKPALPPPAEATTPKEADMRFVFVRGSNPLCNPDCPEWISAEGSITARTPEKLRQALDAIAGRRLPIVINSQGGDIESALAAGRLIRERKLDVVVAHTDFLDCDPSAECLAKDGVHTGLTIESEGECASACPIMVAGGVRRFIGPAVRLSVSSVGLGDKVKAYLEQMAIGPGLFDAMQLSSSKRRLYQQAILKFGLATGPQSADELTGATICRSVPRPDNCRLVPSANAEADMPARL; encoded by the coding sequence GTGGTTCCAGGGCGCGGTTTCGATGGGAAGGCATGGCGGGCACTGGTCCGTCTCGTGCTGTTGATGGCCGGGGTCTTTCCTGTCGTGGTGGCCCAGGCGCAGGAGCAGTCGCTGGATATCCCGCCGATGCGGTTTGCCGTCGTGCGCAGCAATGCGCCGGGCTGCGAGCCCAATTGTCCGGAATGGATATCGGCGGAAGGCACCATCGACGCTGGCACGCCGTCGTTGCTCAAGCGCACACTCAAGGCGCTCAAGGGCCGGCAATTGCCGGTGGTCGTCAATTCCCCTGGCGGCAACGTCGATGCTGCGGTGAGGCTCGGCCAGATGATCCGCAAGAACAAGCTCGATATCGCCGTTGGCACGACGGTGTTTTCCGGCTGCGAGCCGCAGATGAAGAATTGCAGGGATAACCAGGGCAAGGGCGCCGACTATTTCGGCATGGCCTATGACGACGGCGCCATGTGCAATTCTGCTTGCCCGCTGATGTTTTCCGGCGGCGTGCGCCGCGTTGTCGGGGAGTTCGCCTATCTCGGCGTTCACCAGGTCACCACCACCTACAGGCGCGAGAAGCTGCTCTACCGGACCACCTATCGGATCGTGAACGGCAAGAAGAAGATCATCAGCACCAAGGTCGTCAGCCGCAAGAACGCGGGCAGCTACAAGACCTACGAAATGAGCAAGGCGGTCGAGAAGAGGCTTTCGGCGTATCTGCAGGGCATGGGGATAGGCGAAGGCGTTTTCACAACGATGAAGAACACGCCTGCCAGTGAAATCCATCAGCTGGTTCTCGAAAACATGCTCCGCATGAACCTCGTCACCTCCCTCGACGCCGTCGAGCTTTTCACCGGGGAAACCATCTGCAAGGCAAACCCGATGCCGGCGAATTGCCGGGAGATACCGGCCGACAAAGAGGCGACGCCGGCCAATCTCCCGACCGCTCAGGCAAAACCCGCTCTCCCTCCGCCGGCCGAGGCCACGACGCCGAAGGAGGCCGACATGCGCTTCGTGTTTGTCCGCGGCAGCAACCCGCTCTGCAATCCCGACTGTCCGGAATGGATCTCGGCGGAGGGCTCGATCACCGCGCGGACGCCGGAAAAGCTTAGACAGGCTCTCGATGCCATCGCCGGCCGGCGGCTGCCTATCGTCATCAACTCGCAGGGCGGCGATATCGAGAGCGCGCTTGCCGCTGGCAGGCTGATCCGGGAACGCAAGCTCGATGTCGTTGTCGCCCACACGGATTTCTTGGATTGCGATCCCTCGGCGGAGTGCCTGGCCAAGGATGGCGTCCACACCGGGCTCACAATCGAATCCGAAGGCGAATGTGCTTCGGCCTGTCCGATCATGGTTGCCGGTGGTGTCAGGCGTTTCATCGGGCCTGCCGTGCGCCTCAGCGTGAGTTCCGTTGGGCTCGGGGACAAGGTCAAGGCGTATCTCGAGCAGATGGCGATCGGACCCGGCCTGTTCGACGCCATGCAGCTCTCGTCATCCAAACGGCGGCTCTATCAGCAGGCGATACTGAAATTCGGGCTGGCGACCGGGCCTCAGTCCGCCGACGAACTGACGGGCGCCACCATATGCAGATCGGTTCCGAGGCCGGACAATTGCCGGCTCGTGCCGTCAGCCAACGCCGAAGCCGACATGCCGGCCAGATTGTGA
- the otnI gene encoding 2-oxo-tetronate isomerase — protein MPRFSANLSMLFGEHDFLDRFDAAARAGFKGVEYIGPYDHAPEVVAARLKKNGLTQVLFNLPAGDWGKGERGIAVLPDRVPEFRQGIAKAITYAQALGCPQVNCLAGIAPADADRKVLEDVFAENLAFAAEKLEQAGIRLLIEPINTRDIPGFFLNYSDQALALIDRVGSKNLFLQYDIYHMQIMEGDLARKIEANLSRIAHIQLADNPGRHEPGTGEINYPFLYDHIDRIGYSGWIGAEYKPKAGTEAGLGWFRDLAGQGSAAA, from the coding sequence ATGCCGCGTTTTTCAGCCAACCTGTCTATGCTCTTCGGTGAGCATGATTTCCTTGATCGCTTCGACGCAGCCGCACGTGCGGGCTTCAAGGGCGTCGAATATATCGGCCCCTACGACCATGCGCCCGAGGTGGTGGCGGCGAGGCTGAAGAAGAACGGCCTGACCCAGGTGCTGTTCAACCTGCCGGCCGGCGACTGGGGCAAGGGGGAGCGCGGCATCGCCGTACTGCCGGACCGCGTGCCGGAATTCCGCCAGGGCATCGCCAAGGCGATTACCTACGCACAGGCGCTCGGCTGCCCGCAGGTCAATTGCCTGGCCGGCATCGCGCCCGCCGACGCCGACCGCAAGGTGCTGGAGGACGTTTTCGCCGAAAACCTCGCCTTCGCCGCGGAGAAACTGGAGCAGGCCGGCATCAGGCTGCTGATCGAGCCGATCAACACGCGCGACATTCCGGGTTTCTTCCTGAACTATTCAGACCAGGCGCTGGCGCTGATCGACCGCGTCGGCTCAAAAAACCTGTTCCTGCAATATGACATCTATCACATGCAGATCATGGAGGGGGATCTCGCCCGTAAAATCGAGGCCAACCTTAGCCGCATCGCGCATATCCAGCTTGCGGACAATCCCGGCCGTCACGAGCCGGGAACGGGCGAGATCAATTATCCCTTCCTCTACGACCACATCGACCGCATCGGCTATTCCGGCTGGATCGGTGCGGAATACAAGCCGAAGGCCGGCACGGAAGCCGGGCTTGGATGGTTCCGGGATCTGGCCGGGCAAGGGAGCGCGGCGGCTTAA
- a CDS encoding GlsB/YeaQ/YmgE family stress response membrane protein — MGIISWIILGAIAGFLGSKIVNKTGQGLIMDIVLGIVGAIVGGVICSQIFGVGVTGLNISSLIVAVVGAIVVLWAYHQFSGRRTL, encoded by the coding sequence ATGGGTATCATCAGCTGGATCATTCTCGGCGCCATCGCCGGTTTCCTGGGCAGCAAGATCGTCAACAAGACCGGCCAAGGCCTGATCATGGATATCGTGCTCGGCATTGTCGGCGCTATCGTCGGCGGCGTGATCTGCAGCCAGATCTTTGGCGTGGGTGTCACCGGCCTCAACATCTCCAGCCTGATCGTCGCGGTGGTTGGCGCGATAGTTGTGCTGTGGGCCTACCACCAGTTCAGCGGACGCCGGACGCTCTAA
- a CDS encoding YidB family protein, protein MGLFDNAVPGGNITKPLMIALGALLVGKMLSGRSAEQPDQPDAAAPPAPAPTEANPGDGGLLGGLGGLLDKLKNAGHGNVADSWVGTGQNRSINANDLGAALGPQVIREIAQRTGMDEGELLKQLSTALPGIVDKLTPNGQVPQQHQVASAFNS, encoded by the coding sequence ATGGGACTTTTTGACAACGCCGTTCCCGGCGGCAACATCACCAAACCACTGATGATCGCGCTCGGTGCGTTGCTGGTCGGAAAAATGCTGAGCGGCAGAAGTGCCGAACAGCCGGATCAACCCGATGCCGCTGCTCCGCCCGCTCCCGCTCCGACCGAAGCTAATCCAGGCGACGGTGGCCTGCTCGGCGGACTGGGCGGCCTGCTCGACAAGCTCAAGAATGCCGGCCATGGCAACGTGGCCGATTCCTGGGTCGGCACCGGCCAGAACCGGTCGATCAACGCCAATGATCTCGGAGCCGCGCTTGGGCCGCAGGTCATCCGCGAGATCGCGCAGCGCACTGGAATGGACGAGGGGGAACTGCTCAAGCAGCTGTCCACCGCCCTGCCCGGCATCGTCGACAAGCTGACGCCGAACGGCCAGGTACCTCAGCAGCATCAGGTGGCGTCGGCGTTCAACAGCTGA
- a CDS encoding TrmH family RNA methyltransferase, with the protein MSNKTNTPKDTHYAKLRRAFRDEKSGGAPAFKPRQPVPPGENAADGLVRLYGLHTVRAALDNPRRKIRKMLVTRNASERLEIADLAALPFKAELVEPRDIDKITGSDAVHQGVLIEAEPLKPKRLDALGDTELVLVLDQVTDPHNVGAILRSAVAFGAGALITTARHSPQESGVLAKAASGALEHIDQIEVKNLADALGQLHEAGFQTIGLDSDGPAELETSFAGEKIALVLGAEGKGLRQKTRETVTTLARLDMPGVIRSLNVSNAAAISLYAARAFLKRG; encoded by the coding sequence ATGAGCAACAAGACCAATACTCCCAAAGACACCCATTACGCCAAGCTGCGCCGCGCCTTTCGCGACGAGAAGAGCGGCGGCGCACCAGCATTCAAGCCACGCCAACCCGTTCCGCCCGGCGAAAACGCCGCCGACGGACTGGTGCGGCTTTATGGCCTGCACACGGTACGGGCGGCACTCGACAATCCGCGCCGCAAGATTCGCAAAATGCTGGTGACGCGCAATGCGTCCGAGCGCCTCGAGATCGCCGATCTCGCCGCCTTGCCCTTCAAGGCGGAGCTGGTCGAACCCAGGGACATCGACAAGATCACCGGGTCGGACGCGGTGCATCAGGGCGTGCTGATCGAGGCGGAGCCGCTGAAACCCAAGCGCCTCGACGCGCTCGGCGACACCGAGCTGGTGCTGGTGCTCGACCAGGTCACCGATCCGCACAATGTCGGCGCCATCCTGCGTTCTGCGGTCGCCTTCGGCGCCGGCGCGCTGATCACCACGGCGCGCCACAGCCCGCAGGAATCGGGCGTGCTGGCGAAAGCCGCCTCCGGGGCGCTGGAGCATATCGACCAGATCGAGGTGAAGAACCTGGCCGACGCGCTCGGGCAACTGCATGAGGCCGGCTTCCAGACGATCGGGCTTGATTCGGACGGGCCGGCGGAACTCGAGACCAGCTTTGCCGGAGAGAAGATCGCGCTGGTGTTGGGGGCCGAAGGCAAGGGCCTGCGCCAGAAGACGCGCGAGACGGTGACAACGCTGGCACGGCTCGACATGCCGGGCGTCATCCGTTCGCTCAACGTGTCGAACGCCGCGGCGATCAGCCTTTATGCGGCGCGGGCATTCTTGAAGCGCGGCTGA
- the tuf gene encoding elongation factor Tu, whose product MAKGKFERTKPHVNIGTIGHVDHGKTSLTAAITKYFGEYKRYDQIDAAPEEKARGITISTAHVEYETANRHYAHVDCPGHADYVKNMITGAAQMDGAILVVSAADGPMPQTREHILLARQVGVPSIVVFLNKVDQVDDAELLELVELEVRELLSKNEFPGDDIPIVKGSALAALEDSNKTIGEDAIRELMAQVDAYIPTPVRPLDKPFLMPIEDVFSISGRGTVVTGRVERGVVKVGEELEIIGIRPTTKTTCTGVEMFRKLLDQGQAGDNIGALLRGVDREGVERGQVLAKPGTVKPHKKFVAEAYILTKDEGGRHTPFFTNYRPQFYFRTTDVTGIVSLPAGTEMVMPGDNITVDVELIVPIAMEEKLRFAIREGGRTVGAGIVVTIKE is encoded by the coding sequence ATGGCAAAAGGTAAATTCGAGCGCACTAAGCCTCATGTGAACATCGGCACGATTGGTCACGTTGATCATGGCAAGACGTCGCTGACGGCGGCGATCACGAAGTATTTTGGCGAGTACAAGCGCTACGACCAGATCGATGCGGCGCCGGAAGAGAAGGCGCGTGGCATCACGATCTCGACGGCCCACGTCGAATACGAGACGGCCAACCGCCACTACGCCCATGTCGACTGCCCCGGCCACGCCGACTATGTGAAGAACATGATCACCGGTGCCGCGCAGATGGACGGCGCGATCCTGGTCGTTTCGGCCGCCGACGGCCCGATGCCGCAGACCCGCGAGCACATCCTGCTCGCCCGTCAGGTCGGCGTGCCGTCGATCGTGGTGTTCCTGAACAAGGTCGACCAGGTCGACGACGCCGAGCTGCTCGAACTGGTCGAGCTCGAGGTTCGCGAGCTTCTGTCGAAGAACGAATTCCCCGGCGACGACATTCCGATCGTCAAGGGTTCGGCGCTGGCCGCTCTTGAGGATTCGAACAAGACGATCGGCGAGGACGCGATCCGCGAGCTGATGGCTCAGGTCGACGCCTACATCCCGACCCCGGTTCGTCCGCTGGACAAGCCGTTCCTGATGCCGATCGAGGACGTGTTCTCGATCTCGGGCCGTGGCACGGTCGTGACCGGCCGCGTCGAGCGCGGCGTGGTCAAGGTCGGCGAGGAACTCGAGATCATCGGCATCCGTCCGACGACCAAGACGACCTGCACGGGCGTGGAGATGTTCCGCAAGCTGCTCGATCAGGGCCAGGCTGGCGACAACATCGGCGCGCTGCTGCGCGGCGTTGATCGTGAAGGTGTCGAGCGCGGCCAGGTTCTGGCCAAGCCGGGCACGGTGAAGCCGCACAAGAAGTTCGTGGCCGAAGCCTACATCCTGACCAAGGACGAAGGTGGCCGTCACACGCCGTTCTTCACCAACTACCGCCCGCAGTTCTACTTCCGCACGACCGACGTGACCGGCATCGTGTCGCTGCCGGCTGGCACCGAGATGGTGATGCCTGGCGACAACATCACGGTCGATGTCGAGCTGATCGTGCCGATCGCCATGGAAGAGAAGCTGCGCTTCGCCATCCGTGAAGGCGGCCGCACCGTCGGTGCCGGAATCGTCGTCACCATCAAGGAATAA
- a CDS encoding DMT family transporter, producing the protein MHFIPASIRGPLFMIVSTGSYLVNDTMMKLATAGLPSYEVLFLRGAAATLWGFPLLFLLGYGKQIPLIFDKRVLRRNLLELAAILCYVVALANMQIADSTALGQITPLLMLVGSSILFGERIGGQRMALIGLGFIGALMVAQPTMQGISVYALLALGNAALSAARDLAGRHVPAEVPGMIVAISAVLVVLVGAGAAHLISERWVMPEGRHLLLMAGAGFFLIFGHFFIFMAYRVGPTSAVAPFYYCFTVWAVISGLLVFGQFPNMLAVCGILLVVASGLIIVSLDQRKRRLTVVA; encoded by the coding sequence ATGCATTTCATCCCTGCCTCGATCCGCGGCCCGCTGTTCATGATCGTCTCGACCGGCTCATACCTGGTCAACGATACGATGATGAAACTCGCGACCGCAGGGCTGCCATCCTACGAAGTGCTGTTCCTGCGCGGGGCCGCGGCAACATTGTGGGGTTTTCCGCTGCTGTTCCTGCTCGGCTACGGCAAACAGATCCCGCTGATCTTCGACAAACGCGTGCTGCGCCGGAACCTGCTCGAACTGGCGGCGATCCTTTGTTATGTCGTGGCGCTCGCCAACATGCAGATCGCAGATTCCACCGCACTGGGGCAGATCACGCCGCTCCTGATGCTGGTCGGCTCGTCGATCCTGTTTGGCGAACGCATCGGCGGCCAGCGCATGGCGCTGATCGGACTCGGCTTCATCGGCGCGCTGATGGTGGCGCAGCCGACGATGCAAGGCATTTCGGTCTATGCCCTGCTGGCGCTCGGCAACGCGGCGCTGTCGGCCGCGCGCGACCTTGCCGGCAGACATGTCCCGGCGGAAGTGCCGGGGATGATCGTGGCGATTTCCGCCGTCTTGGTGGTGCTGGTCGGCGCGGGTGCCGCGCATCTGATATCCGAGCGCTGGGTCATGCCCGAGGGGCGCCATCTGCTGCTGATGGCCGGTGCCGGGTTTTTCCTGATCTTCGGCCATTTCTTCATCTTCATGGCCTATCGCGTCGGGCCGACCAGCGCGGTGGCGCCGTTCTACTACTGCTTCACCGTCTGGGCGGTCATTTCGGGCCTGCTGGTGTTCGGGCAGTTCCCCAACATGCTGGCGGTCTGCGGCATCCTGCTGGTGGTGGCCAGCGGGCTGATCATTGTGTCACTCGATCAGCGTAAACGCAGATTGACCGTCGTCGCCTAG
- a CDS encoding BA14K family protein, with protein sequence MFKRTLVSGLIATTVATTMLVGTVQPSAAHSHHHDLGIGIAAGVGGFVLGSLLAQQPPRTVYVDEDGGSWHVRRCVDRYSSYDPDSDTYVGYDGYRHYCRL encoded by the coding sequence ATGTTCAAGCGCACACTCGTTTCCGGCCTCATCGCCACCACCGTCGCCACCACCATGCTGGTCGGTACTGTTCAGCCTTCGGCGGCTCATTCGCATCACCACGACCTCGGTATCGGCATCGCCGCCGGCGTCGGCGGGTTCGTCCTGGGCAGCCTGCTCGCCCAGCAGCCGCCGCGTACCGTCTATGTCGACGAAGACGGCGGTTCCTGGCACGTCCGTCGCTGCGTCGATCGTTACTCCAGCTACGATCCGGACTCCGATACCTACGTTGGTTACGATGGCTATCGCCACTACTGCCGGCTCTGA